The nucleotide window GACGCTGGAGAGTCTCGCCATTTCCGGCATTCCCGATGGTGCGAGCTTAAGTGCTGGCACTGATAATGGCGACGGCAGTTGGAGCGTCTCGGCGGAAGACCTTGCGGGCTTGAGCCTGACGCCGCCCGCGAACTACAGCGGTGTTATCTCGCTAAACGTGACGGCGGTGTCGTCCGATGGCGGTACGGCGACCACAACGTTTAACGCTGCGGTCGCGCCGGTGGCCGACGTGCCGGTGCTGCAAGTGTCCGATGTGGTGGTGACCATCGAAGCACCCCCGGGTGAGGTGATCGACGGAACACCAAGTGCCGATGAAATTTACGGCACCATGGGGTCCGACGTCATTGATGGCGGCAGCGGTCATGACGTGATCTATGGCGACAGCGAAGGTGCGCCCGAAGATGACGGCAAGGGCGGTGGCAAAGGCGATGACAAATGGGATGATGGCAAAGGCGATGACAAATGGGATGATGGTAAAGGCGATGACAAATGGGATGACGACGACCACGGTCACGGCCATGGTTACGGCCACGGCCATGACGAAGGCGGTGGTGAAGAAGGCGGTGGCGAGCTTCCCGGCTCGACCGAGCCGATCGTCATCGCACTGGATGTCGATGCCGCGTTGACCGACATCGATGGTTCCGAAGCCTTGAGCATCGAGATTTCAAACGTACCCGACGGTGGCGTATTGAGCCTCGGCACCGATAACGGCGACGGCACGTGGTCCTTGTTGGCGGACGATTTGGACAATCTCGACGACCTGACCTTGACCTTGCCCGCCGGCAGCGATCTGGAAAACTTCGAGCTTGGCGTCAGCGCATCGGCGAGCGAGTTGGCAACCGGTGAAACCGCCACCACCACGGCAACCATCGACGTGACGTTCGACGGCGGCACGGGCGGTGGCGACGATTACATCGACGGTGGCGCAGGCAGCGACGAAATCTATGGCGGCGGCGGCGATGATACGATCATCGGCGGCACCGGTGCTGATCAGTTGTACGGCGAATCCGGCGACGACACCATCAGCGGCGATGAAGGGGCCGACTATATCGACGGCGGCGCCGGGGACGATATCCTTTCCGGCGGCGCCGGTGCGGATGAGTTCGTCTTCCATGCCGGCGACGGAGACGACATCGTGCTCGACCTTGGCCATCAAGACGTGCTGCGTTTCGAAGGTCAGGAATTCAATATGGACGATTTCATCTTGCAATCGGATGGCGAGAACGACGTCACCACCATCACCTTCGGTGCGGATACCGGGGTGTCGGTGACGTTGAACGACGTTTATGTCGAAGACACCAGCAGCTATACGGTCACCCAAGATGGCGACTCGATCGTCGTGACGTTCGACAAAGACAGCACGGATCAAGGTTAGGACGCGGCGAAGGCCTCAATCCCTGTCGCCTAGTCCCCTGTAGCCTAGTCCTTGGCGTAAGGATTGTGGCCTTTGCGCACCACCACGCGCAGCGGCACACCCCACAAATCGAAATCCTCGCGGATCGCGTTGGACATATAGCGCACGTACGATTCTGGCAGGCCCTTGGCGTGACTGACGAACAACGCAAAGGTTGGCGGACGGGTCTTGGGCTGGGTCATGTAACGCACCTTCACCCGTCGTCCCCCGATCAGCGGCGGCTGGTGATGCTCGAGAATATGCTCCAGCCAGCGATTCAGCTTGGCAGTAGAAACGCGCCGGTTCCACACTTCGAAGACATCCAAAACGGCATCGAGGATTTTGTCGAGATTGCGCCCGGTCTTGGCTGACACGGTGACGATGGGAATGCCGCGCACCTGGGGCAGGGACGTCTGCAAGCGGTCATGCAGTTTGTCCAAGGCTTCCTTGGTGTTTTTGATCAAGTCCCATTTGTTGACGACGATGATCAGCGCGCGGCCTTCTTCGATGATGTTGCGCGCGATGGTCAGGTCCTGTTTTTCCAGCATGTCGCGGGCATCCAGCACCAACGCCACCACTTGGGCGAAGTCGATGGCACGGCGTGTTTCGGCGCCGGACAGGGCCTCGACCTTTTCGGTAACCTTGGCGCGGCGGCGCAAGCCGGCGGTGTCGACCAAGTTGATCTCGCGGCCTTTGTATTGCCACGGCACCAGGATGGAATCGCGCGTGATGCCCGCTTCGGGGCCGGTGAGCAGACGTTCTTCGCCCAACAGCTTGTTGATCAAAGTTGATTTGCCGACGTTGGGGCGGCCGACGATGGCCAACTGAAGCGGGCGGTTAAGCACCGCTTCGTCGTCGTCTTCTTCACCGCTGTCTTGTGGTGGTAGCTCGTCGTTTCGCTTGCGCTTTTCCCAGGCCTCTTTTTCGCTCGCCGCATCGGCATACGGGCGCAGCGCTTCGTACAGGTCGACCAGGCCTTGACCGTGTTCCGCCGAAAGCGGCACCGGTTCGCCCAGTCCCAAAGCATAGGATTCCAGCAAGCCCGGTTGGCCGGCCGCGCCCTCGCATTTGTTGGCGACCAGGATCACCGGGGTGTCGTGACGACGCAGCCAGTTGGCGAAGTGCTCGTCGATGGGGGTCGGCCCGGTGCGCGCATCGATCATCATTAAACCGACGTCGGCTTCCAAAAAAGCCGCTTCGGTCTGTTGGCGCATGCGTGATTCCAGGCTGTCGTCGTGCACGTCTTCCAAACCTGCGGTGTCGATGACCTTGAAGTGCAAATCGCTGAGCGTGGCATCGCCTTCGCGGCGGTCGCGGGTGACGCCCGGCATGTCGTCGACGATCGCCACCCGCTTGCCGACCAAGCGGTTGAACAGCGTCGATTTGCCCACGTTGGGGCGGCCAATGATGGCGACGGTAAGGCTCATAATTTTTTGGTCCATGCGCGCCGCGGCGCGCTCAAAATTCAACACGCTCCGTGCGTGTTGAGGTGTTTAGCGCTGATCAGCGATAGGCCGACAGCGTGGCGTTATCGGACAGGAAATAGACCGTTTCCCCGGCAACCACCGGCGGAACCGACACGCCGTCGGGCATGTCTTCGGATCCTAGGATGTTGCCCGTGTAGGGAGAAATCGCAACAGCAATGCCGTCGGAACTGGCGACGATCAAGCGATCGCTGACCAGCAATGGGCCGGTCCACACGATTGGGTTTTCGCGGGCCTCGACATCGCCCCAACGCGGCAAGGACCGCACCCACAAGATGCGGCCGCTGTCGCGTTCCATCGCCACCAATTCTTCATTGCCGGTGAGGGTGAACAGATAGTTGCCCGCAACCCAAAACGATTCGTGCCCGCCGATACCTTTTTCCCACAAACGGCTGCCGCTGCGCAGATCGATGGCGACCATCAAGCCGCTGTGGCTGATGGCGAACACCACGCCGCGATCGATGACCGGATTTGCGCGGATATGCGCCAATGCTGCGGTGGCGTCGGTGCGCCGGCGCGAGGTCAGGCTGTCCATCCACAATTGGCGGCCGTTGTCGACTTTCAATGCGACCAGTTCGCCCGAGGTGTAGGGCACGACCACCACGCCTTGATCGACGGCGGGGCTGGCGGCACCCAACAGCATGGCCAATTCTGCCGAGCCGGTATGGGTCCACAGCAAGCTGCCGTCATGGGCGGCGAGGGCGTGCAGTTTGTTGTCCAACGCCACGGCGAACACACGTCCGCCACGCACGGTGGGCGCAGAGCGAACCGGGCCGCTGACGGACTTTCGCCACGCGATTTGTCCGGTGGCGGCGTCGAGCGCGATCACCTGGGCGAACCCGGTGCCCGCGAACACGCGACCGTTTTCATAGGCCAAACCGCCTGAAATGTGTCCGTCGTCTTCTTCGTCGGGGGTGAGTGCGGTGCGCCACAACAAGGTGCCGGTCTGGGCGTCGAAGGCGCTGACGTCGCTGTCGGTATCGATGGTGAAGACGCGGCCGTCGGCGATGATCGGCGTCGAGGTCAAGCGTTCGCCGGACCCGGCGCCCGCGCCGATGTCGGTGCTCCAATACGGGCGCAGGTGTGGCGCGGCGGCGACGTGATGCATGGCGTGATTGGCGTAACCGCCGTTTTGCGGCCAGTCCGGGGTCGGCGATGGTGCGGGCAGGCGGATGGCGGAGGTGTCCAGCCCGGTTTCCGGCTGCAAGGCGCTTTCGTGCTTCAAAACCGAGATGCGCTCACCGGGAAGCGGCGGGGCCTCGTTACCGCCCAGCCAGGTATCGCAGGCGCTCAATCCGGCGGCCAATACGGTCGCGGTTAAAAGACGAATGATGGTGCGTTTGCTGTTCACGGAAACGGTTTTCCCCATATGGCCAATATTAAAGATCCGCTCACGCGCCAAGGCGTTGGATCAGGCTTTTGGCGCGATCGCGGATGCCCTTGGGCGCGGTGAGATCGCTGGCCAGTTCGCTGAAGGTGGCATTTGCTTTGTCGGTATCCCCAGATTCCAGCGCGATGATTCCGAGCAGCTCACGCGCGCTGTGGCGGTAGGGGTGGCCGTCTTCGGCGATGGAGGACAAGCGGAACTCCAAAGCTTTGGCGTCGTAACCGCCAGAGTTGATTTCGGTCATGATGCCGAGAATGTTGGCCAGGCCCGAAAATGCGACGTTGCCGATGTTGTCGCGGGCGATGTCGTGGTACAGCTGCGCCGCGCCGGCCGCATCGCCTTGTTTGGCCAAAAGCGCGGCTTGCTGGAAGCGCGCTAAAATTCCGTATCCGCTCGACGCGTCGTCGGCTAATTTGCGTGCGGCTTCGATCGCGCCCGCCGTGTCGCCCGCTTGGGCCATTTGCATGGCGGAATAGAAGCGATTGCCTTCGTCCGTGCGGGTGGAGATGTCGTAGGCCTTCCAGCCCTGATAGCCTGCCACGATGGCCACGATCACCACCGCAACGCCAACAACGTAACTTCCGTAGCGTTGCCAGAGCTTCATCATCTGTTCTTCGCGAAGTTCGTCGTTGACCTCGCGGATCAGGGCATCTTCTGTGTGGTCGGCCACGGATGTCTCCAGCAGTTTGATCGAGTTTTCAGGGCCTTGGCGCGGCACGCGCCAAGGCCCCCAAACATAGCTAAGCGCGCCCGCGATGGCAAACCCTCTTAAGGGACGCAAAAATCTTTTTATAACAATGCATAAGAAGCTTTAGAGGCTCAAACTTGTTCGCGCCACTTGATGGAACAGCCCATGGACGGGATTTGATCTTTGGGGCCAACGCCGGTTTTGGCCACGGCGCTCATGGCTTCGAACAGTTCGCGGCGGGCATCTGCGGGACCTGTTTCCTTGCGCGATGCATCCAGGCGGCCACGGTATTGCAGCCCCAATTCGCTGTCGAAACCGAAGAAATCCGGCGTGCAGACAGCATCATAGGCGCGCGCCACCTGTTGGCTTTCGTCGAATACATAAGGGAACGTAAAACCGTGTTTTTCGGCCATCACCTTCATGTTGTCGAACGAGTCCGCAGGATACTGCTGGGGGTCGTTCGAATTGATCGCGATCACGCCGATGCCCTGGGCCTGCAGGTCCTTGACGTCGCGGATCAAGCGCTCGATCACCGCCAAGACGTAAGGGCAGTGGTTGCACATGAAAATCACCAGGGTGCCGTTTTCGCCTTGCACGTTGCTAAGCGTATAGTTTTGACCGTCCACACCGGGAAGGTTGAAGTCCGGGGCTTTCCAGCCGAAATTACAAATCGGGGTTTCTACCGCCATGGTTTCTCTTGCTCACTTTGTCTCGTTGGTGGGAACCGTGCTCCATTAGATAGCGTCGGCGGGGGGCAGGATCAACCCGCGCCTTAAAAGGGAATGTTAAGGTGGCGTTAACTAAGGTGGTCCAAACTAAAAGGCTGGACGGCTGCGCTTGTGCGCGGTGTTCATGTCGCTAATCGGAGCTTTTCGCCCATGCGCGTTGGTCAATTCATTATGCTCGTCGGTCTCGCAACGCTGGTTTCGGCGTGTGATTTTTACTCGATCGTGCCGCGCGATGCCCTCAAGACGGCGGGCAATTTGAGCGTGGTGAGTACCGCTTTGACCATGGGCACGGACAAAACGTTGACCGATCATCTGGTTTCGTACCGCACCGGCAAGGACTGTTCCACGGTGCGCGTCGAACAAGGACGCACCTATTGCCGGGAAGATGAGCCCAATCCGGTGGCGGAGGTTCATTGTTATCCTTCGATCGGCGACGTGACGTGCTACGGCGAGGCCAATCCGGCGCGCCGCCCCGATGAACGCATCGGCGGTCAACCCTAAGTCTTTTCATCACACTTAATCGGCTTGCCGTATTGACCCAAGCAAAAGCTTGGCGTTTACTGCTGTTTCCCATGAATCTTGAAAAGCGTCGTACTCGCAAGCACCATGAAGCAACTTATCTTTGCGACTTTGGCTCTGTTCTTTCTTGCGGGAGTTACCTTCTGGGTTTTGGAACAAAAGCCGGAAGTCAGTCCGGACGTTCTCAAAAAAATGAAAATGGTGTCGCGTTTCAAGCAAACGCTGCCCATTGCGGAAGCCGGGGATGCACAGGCGCAGTATGAACTGGCGCTGATGTATGAAATCGGTGACGGCACCAAGATCGACACCAAACAGACGCTCAAATGGCTGCTGAAAGCGGCTGAGCAAGGCCATGCGGAATCACGCTACAAGCTCGGCTGGATGTATGCCAACGGTATCATCGTGCGTCAGGATTTCTTCTTGGCGGCCAAATACTACCGCTTGGCGGCGACCTTTAACAATCACGCCGACGCCCAGTTTCGTCTCGGCGAACTACATTTTAACGGCCGGGGCGTGGATCACGATTACGGCAAAGCCATTTCCTACTACACCCAAGCTGCCAGCAAAGGACACGCGGCGGCGCAGTACATCCTCAGTTCGATGTATGAAGAGGGGTGGGGGGTGAAGCGCGATTTGATCTCAGCCTACATTTGGCTGAAGCTGGCGAGCAGCAAGCGCGACGAAGCCATGGCGGTGAACAAAAAATTCGATCCGGTGCAGAAAATGGCGCGCTTGAAGCCGAAAATGAACCAATATCAAATCGGCGAAGCGGAAAAACGCATGCGCGAAATGGCCGCGGCCAAACGCTGAGCGATCACACCGTTTTATTGAGACCCGGGTTTCGGTTTGGCCGTCGCTTTGTTCGGGTCCTGGGGCAGACGCAGCCTAACGATACCCTTGAAATCGTTGGGATCGGCGACTTCACCTTTGCGCACGATTTCGATCCGCCCTTGGCGAGCCAAAAACACGGCCTGTTGTTTCACGGCGGTGAGATAACGTTTCCACAAATCCGGCCCGTCCTTGGGACGTCGACGGGCATCCGCCATTTTCATGGCGATGTCTTTAAAGCTCAACGAGGAAGCGCCTGTCAGCGCGGCCAAAATGGCGACGGCGACGGGATCGTCCTTGGCGGGGGCTTTTTCTTCGGTATCAATATCAGTCATGGGCGGGGTTTATCACGCTTTTACGGCGCTGTCTTGGGCAAAACACCATAGCCAGACACATTCAAAAATGTGCCCGACTTTCATGGTGGCGATGACCAGAAAATCTTAATCGATACTGGACCCTCGCTCATGTTCACCTGATCAGTGTCAGGGTGAACCTTTTATGCACCGACCAAGGTGAAGTTCACGCCCTTTATCTTGCAGATAAGGAACACGTCGACACATATGCGCCTTTAGAGGTGTTCAAGACTGCGGTGACGGTTGGGGTTCGTCAGGCTGCGGTTTGGTCTTGATTGCGGGCCAGAGGGTAAAGTTGTTCGCTTTCCGCCTGGATGCGGCTCCACACCAATTCGAACATCTCATCGGTTTCCTTGATGAAGGCGTCATGATCACCGATGTGCAGTCCATTTTTACACCATTTGTCGGCATATGACTTGAACAGGCGTTTGATTTCGCGTTCGCCTTCGATAAAGCGGTCGACCGTGGCGCGCACCGAGCCGTTGTTGTTATTGAGTAACTTGGAATAAATTTCCTTGTTGTGGTTCATGTGGGCGTCGAACTTGTCGCGGTAGCGTTCGAACAATTCGCAGGTGATGCCGGAATCGCACATCTCGCGATCTTGAAACAGGTAGGATAACGTCTTCGCCAGTTCTGCGATCTGGTGATTTTGCTGGTGCAGTTCATCGAATGTGGCCATGAGCTTCTCCCCCACGCTCGTTATCCGGCACGCAGCCGGGGCGAGGTGTCCCTTTTGAGGTTATTTTACCCTCATATATTATCGGTTTCGAGGTGCGCGGAAAACGTCTAAGGCGTGCGCACAATCAAGGTGTTGCAGTATTAACTAATTAAGGGAAAACCGGAAATACTGCGAAAATCGGTTTTCTAAGAGAACAGCGGGCTGGCGGACAGACCGTCGAACATAAATTGCACCGACAGTGCCGCCAGCAAGACCCCGACCACGCGTGAAATGACGTTGAGTCCGGTGACGCCGAGCAATTTCTGCACTTGGCCTGCCATCAACAGCAACACCAGCGTGATCAGCAATACCGCCAAGAGTGCGCCGACGGTAACCGCCCAGTGCATAAGATTTCCGGCACTTTCGGCGCTGAGCAGCACCACCGCGCCCATGGAGCCGGGCCCCGCGATCAGCGGCGTGGCGAGGGGAAAGACGGAGATGTCTTCCTTGCTTTTCGCTTCGGTGGTTTCGTCGTCGGTGGTGGAACTGCCGCCGGAATGACGCGCGAACACCATGTCGATGGCGATCAACAGCAGCAAAATCCCGCCTGCCGTGCGCATGGCCGCCAAAGTGATGCCCAACCGCGCCAGCGCCGCTTCGCCGAACACCGCGAACAGCATCAAGATGGTGGTTGCGATCAGCACGCCCTTGAACGCGAAACCGCGTCGTTGCGCAGGCGCAGTGCCTTGGGTCAGCGCGGCGAACAACGCCGCCACATCGACCGGGCCGATGGTGGCGAAAAAGGTGGTAAACGCAACCAGCGCGATTTCGATCAATTGTGCATTGTCCATGGCGGCACCTTAACACGGGATACGGTCACAAGATCAAGCAGATCCACGATCTCCACTCGCACGCTGGATCACGATCTGCTAAGTGAGGGGCATGGACACGCTTGTAACCGATCTCGGCCACACAAAGACCATTCAGCACGGTGGCGACCCTAAGGCCGTCGAGGCGCGTTTCCCCGCGCCCAAAGACGGCTGGCTGGATTTGTCCACAGGCATCAATCCGGTGCCGTATCCGCTGCCCCCGGTTCCAGGTAAAATGTTTGCGCGGCTGCCCTTGCAGGCCGATTTGCAGGCTTTGTTGGACGCCGCGCGGCGCGCGTACGGCGTGCCGGATCGCGCCGCCATCGTCGCCAGCCCCGGCACCCAGGCTTTGATCCAGATGGTGCCGACCTTGTTTGCGCCGTCCAGCGTTTCGATCATGGGGCCAACTTACGGCGAGCATGCTCCCGCGTGGTCGGTGGCAGGGCACCGGGTCGAGGACGTTCGGTCCATTTGTGCCCAAGCCGCCCAGCCCGCGCCGTTCGGTGT belongs to Magnetovibrio sp. and includes:
- a CDS encoding tetratricopeptide repeat protein, with product MADHTEDALIREVNDELREEQMMKLWQRYGSYVVGVAVVIVAIVAGYQGWKAYDISTRTDEGNRFYSAMQMAQAGDTAGAIEAARKLADDASSGYGILARFQQAALLAKQGDAAGAAQLYHDIARDNIGNVAFSGLANILGIMTEINSGGYDAKALEFRLSSIAEDGHPYRHSARELLGIIALESGDTDKANATFSELASDLTAPKGIRDRAKSLIQRLGA
- the der gene encoding ribosome biogenesis GTPase Der — protein: MSLTVAIIGRPNVGKSTLFNRLVGKRVAIVDDMPGVTRDRREGDATLSDLHFKVIDTAGLEDVHDDSLESRMRQQTEAAFLEADVGLMMIDARTGPTPIDEHFANWLRRHDTPVILVANKCEGAAGQPGLLESYALGLGEPVPLSAEHGQGLVDLYEALRPYADAASEKEAWEKRKRNDELPPQDSGEEDDDEAVLNRPLQLAIVGRPNVGKSTLINKLLGEERLLTGPEAGITRDSILVPWQYKGREINLVDTAGLRRRAKVTEKVEALSGAETRRAIDFAQVVALVLDARDMLEKQDLTIARNIIEEGRALIIVVNKWDLIKNTKEALDKLHDRLQTSLPQVRGIPIVTVSAKTGRNLDKILDAVLDVFEVWNRRVSTAKLNRWLEHILEHHQPPLIGGRRVKVRYMTQPKTRPPTFALFVSHAKGLPESYVRYMSNAIREDFDLWGVPLRVVVRKGHNPYAKD
- a CDS encoding MarC family protein — translated: MDNAQLIEIALVAFTTFFATIGPVDVAALFAALTQGTAPAQRRGFAFKGVLIATTILMLFAVFGEAALARLGITLAAMRTAGGILLLLIAIDMVFARHSGGSSTTDDETTEAKSKEDISVFPLATPLIAGPGSMGAVVLLSAESAGNLMHWAVTVGALLAVLLITLVLLLMAGQVQKLLGVTGLNVISRVVGVLLAALSVQFMFDGLSASPLFS
- a CDS encoding thioredoxin family protein encodes the protein MAVETPICNFGWKAPDFNLPGVDGQNYTLSNVQGENGTLVIFMCNHCPYVLAVIERLIRDVKDLQAQGIGVIAINSNDPQQYPADSFDNMKVMAEKHGFTFPYVFDESQQVARAYDAVCTPDFFGFDSELGLQYRGRLDASRKETGPADARRELFEAMSAVAKTGVGPKDQIPSMGCSIKWREQV
- a CDS encoding tetratricopeptide repeat protein, which produces MKQLIFATLALFFLAGVTFWVLEQKPEVSPDVLKKMKMVSRFKQTLPIAEAGDAQAQYELALMYEIGDGTKIDTKQTLKWLLKAAEQGHAESRYKLGWMYANGIIVRQDFFLAAKYYRLAATFNNHADAQFRLGELHFNGRGVDHDYGKAISYYTQAASKGHAAAQYILSSMYEEGWGVKRDLISAYIWLKLASSKRDEAMAVNKKFDPVQKMARLKPKMNQYQIGEAEKRMREMAAAKR
- a CDS encoding PQQ-binding-like beta-propeller repeat protein, with product MNSKRTIIRLLTATVLAAGLSACDTWLGGNEAPPLPGERISVLKHESALQPETGLDTSAIRLPAPSPTPDWPQNGGYANHAMHHVAAAPHLRPYWSTDIGAGAGSGERLTSTPIIADGRVFTIDTDSDVSAFDAQTGTLLWRTALTPDEEDDGHISGGLAYENGRVFAGTGFAQVIALDAATGQIAWRKSVSGPVRSAPTVRGGRVFAVALDNKLHALAAHDGSLLWTHTGSAELAMLLGAASPAVDQGVVVVPYTSGELVALKVDNGRQLWMDSLTSRRRTDATAALAHIRANPVIDRGVVFAISHSGLMVAIDLRSGSRLWEKGIGGHESFWVAGNYLFTLTGNEELVAMERDSGRILWVRSLPRWGDVEARENPIVWTGPLLVSDRLIVASSDGIAVAISPYTGNILGSEDMPDGVSVPPVVAGETVYFLSDNATLSAYR
- a CDS encoding DUF3253 domain-containing protein, which codes for MTDIDTEEKAPAKDDPVAVAILAALTGASSLSFKDIAMKMADARRRPKDGPDLWKRYLTAVKQQAVFLARQGRIEIVRKGEVADPNDFKGIVRLRLPQDPNKATAKPKPGSQ
- a CDS encoding hemerythrin domain-containing protein encodes the protein MATFDELHQQNHQIAELAKTLSYLFQDREMCDSGITCELFERYRDKFDAHMNHNKEIYSKLLNNNNGSVRATVDRFIEGEREIKRLFKSYADKWCKNGLHIGDHDAFIKETDEMFELVWSRIQAESEQLYPLARNQDQTAA